The proteins below are encoded in one region of Juglans microcarpa x Juglans regia isolate MS1-56 chromosome 4D, Jm3101_v1.0, whole genome shotgun sequence:
- the LOC121260443 gene encoding uncharacterized protein LOC121260443 — MEGVSASTYKSLRGYWKRRGYERLSGSTGQRRRTRAEQLGSARGRSRFWRIKITPKLRILRVPSPKSFFVRLRDWYVDLMLRFANSPLCSAGAGYGGAVSWDRIGGLPGRSLKEYDEKVIVQIYKSMVMAQGHLVPRDAAKLCSQR; from the coding sequence ATGGAAGGTGTCTCTGCCAGCACGTACAAGAGTTTGAGAGGATACTGGAAGAGGAGAGGCTACGAGAGGTTAAGTGGGTCGACTGGCCAGAGGCGGAGGACGCGAGCGGAGCAGCTGGGTTCCGCCCGGGGTAGATCACGGTTCTGGCGGATCAAGATCACGCCCAAGCTCCGAATCCTGAGAGTACCTTCCCCCAAGAGCTTCTTCGTGCGTCTTCGAGACTGGTACGTCGACCTTATGCTCAGATTCGCCAACTCGCCACTGTGCAGTGCCGGCGCCGGGTACGGCGGGGCCGTTTCGTGGGATAGGATCGGTGGACTCCCGGGACGCTCACTCAAGGAGTACGACGAGAAGGTGATCGTCCAGATATACAAATCCATGGTTATGGCGCAGGGCCATCTGGTGCCTCGCGATGCTGCAAAACTTTGCTCGCAGCggtaa
- the LOC121260445 gene encoding LOW QUALITY PROTEIN: histone H1-like (The sequence of the model RefSeq protein was modified relative to this genomic sequence to represent the inferred CDS: inserted 1 base in 1 codon), which yields MAKATVAVGNKXQNPSSPYFEMISEAILTLKDRTGSSQQAIAKFAEEKYKKVLPPNFKKVLSVQLKRFVKSERLVKIKNSFKVSSTEKVKLAVKEKEIHKKKDNSTKTRKAVTPKKIADKKGVKTKRLSQVKTPEKNPKKIKKKSLTPIKRKAPKPPGSSRPAKKSRN from the exons ATGGCGAAAGCAACGGTTGCTGTTGGAAATA GACAAAACCCTTCATCCCCTTACTTTGAG ATGATAAGCGAGGCCATACTGACTCTGAAGGACCGGACAGGCTCGAGCCAGCAAGCAATAGCGAAGTTCGCAGAGGAGAAGTACAAGAAAGTGTTGCCACCCAATTTTAAGAAAGTCCTCTCTGTTCAGTTAAAGAGGTTTGTCAAGTCTGAGAGGCTTGTGAAAATCAAGAACTCCTTCAAGGTCTCCTCCACCGAGAAGGTCAAGTTGGCGGTCAAAGAGAAAGAGATCCACAAAAAGAAGGATAACAGCACCAAGACCAGGAAGGCCGTAACCCCCAAGAAGATTGCAGACAAGAAGGGTGTGAAGACCAAGAGGCTCAGTCAGGTTAAGACCCCGGAGAAGAACCCTAAGAAGATTAAGAAGAAGAGCTTGACGCCTATAAAGAGGAAGGCTCCAAAGCCACCGGGTTCGTCGAGGCCGGCCAAAAAGTCTAGGAACTAG
- the LOC121260447 gene encoding uncharacterized protein LOC121260447 has protein sequence MQSRVVAKMQQWVLSRAHNQALSRGLSSARSAGRTADPDIHSGEVEAGPDVYYRKNESQGSVVVGDDAAKQELEHKAHKETGPLKPPRTPFASSPRLESTEVSPQPPDPVVQQKRGHATASVEEASCEGFDGTPWPKDKEKEQRDRNEQVDDDREYFKHHKASPLSEIKVVDTRKPLTRATDGTADADKDNDHGADVIGWRPEQLDTAEEALRRAVEIFRQNAMRGDPETYPHSRVLRELRGEWF, from the exons ATGCAATCGAGGGTAGTGGCCAAAATGCAACAATGGGTTCTCTCTCGAGCCCATAACCAAGCTCTCAGCAGAGGACTTTCATCCGCCCGATCGGCCGGTCGCACTGCTGACCCTGATATTCATTCCGGAGAAGTCGAAGCTGGACCTGATGTATATTACAGAAAAAACGAA AGTCAAGGAAGTGTGGTGGTTGGTGATGATGCGGCCAAGCAAGAATTAGAACACAAAGCCCATAAAGAAACCGGGCCATTGAAGCCTCCAAGAACACCTTTTGCTTCTTCTCCGAGGCTGGAAAGCACTGAGGTCTCACCCCAACCCCCGGACCCCGTTGTTCAGCAAAAGCGTGGCCATGCAACTGCAAGCGTAGAAGAAGCCAGTTGCGAAGGATTTGACGGCACGCCATGGCCAAAAGACAAGGAAAAAGAGCAGAGAGACAGGAACGAACAGGTGGATGATGACAGAGAATACTTCAAGCATCACAAGGCCTCCCCGTTGTCGGAGATCAAAGTAGTCGATACGAGGAAGCCGTTGACGAGGGCAACTGATGGGACAGCGGATGCCGACAAGGATAACGATCATGGCGCAGACGTAATTGGGTGGAGGCCTGAGCAGCTCGACACGGCGGAGGAGGCGCTTAGGAGGGCCGTCGAGATATTTAGGCAGAATGCTATGCGTGGTGATCCGGAAACGTATCCCCATTCCAGGGTTCTTAGAGAGCTTCGTGGTGAATGGTTTTGA